A genomic stretch from Arachis stenosperma cultivar V10309 chromosome 3, arast.V10309.gnm1.PFL2, whole genome shotgun sequence includes:
- the LOC130967426 gene encoding uncharacterized protein LOC130967426 isoform X1, with translation MPKKAFPPLEFPELGSCNLLQSFLNNELNSVVELAAEKGCYGDNFLQRLVINGWLTKLAFLCGHIEKPVAIWSFNTMLYSSNEELRNSSSDFWCAVLSSRKEVDELPVKIGWFPEYSDLRRALDPYGFLFEFSSSGEPKNLGNHVEIFSEFQVEQQRHCYINLLPSF, from the exons ATGCCAAAG AAAGCCTTTCCACCACTGGAATTTCCTGAGCTTGGAAGTTGCAACCTTCTGCAGTCATTTTTGAACAATGAGCTAAATTCTGTGGTGGAATTAGCAGCAGAGAAAGGTTGCTATg GTGATAACTTTCTTCAAAGATTGGTCATCAATGGTTGGCTTACAAAATTAGCATTCCTCTGTGGCCATATAGAAAAACCAGTAGCCATTTGGTCCTTCAACACCA TGTTATATTCATCAAATGAAGAGCTCCGAAACTCATCCTCTGACTTTTGGTGTGCAGTTCTCTCTTctagaaaagag GTTGATGAATTGCCTGTCAAAATTGGTTGGTTTCCTGAGTACTCGGATTTGAGAAGAGCTCTTGACCCTTATGGGtttctttttgaattttcatcCAGTGGTGAACCCAAAAATTTAGGCAACCATGTTGAGATATTTTCAGAATTTCAAGTGGAACAGCAAAGACATTGCTACATAAATTTATTGCCATCCTTTTGA
- the LOC130969120 gene encoding homeobox-leucine zipper protein REVOLUTA-like: MAMAVAHHRESSSSGSIDKHLDSGKYVRYTAEQVEALERVYAECPKPSSLRRQQLIRECPILSNIEPKQIKVWFQNRRCREKQRKEASRLQTVNRKLTAMNKLLMEENDRLQKQVSQLVCENGYMRQQLQTTSAATTDASCDSVVTTPQHSMRDANNPAGLLSIAEETLTEFLSKATGTAVDWVQMPGMKPGPDSVGIFAISQSCSGVAARACGLVSLEPTKIAEILKDRPSWFRECRSLEVFTMFPAGNGGTIELVYTQTYAPTTLAPARDFWTLRYTTSLENGSLVVCERSLSGSGSGPNAAAAAQFVRAEMLPSGYLIRPCEGGGSIIHIVDHLNLEAWSVPEVLRPLYESSKVVAQKMTIAALRYIRQIAQETSGEVVYGLGRQPAVLRTFSQRLSRGFNDAVNGFNDDGWTVLNCDGAEDVIIAVNSTKNLSGTSNPASSLTFLGGILCAKASMLLQNVPPAVLVRFLREHRSEWADFNVDAYAAASLKAGSYAYPGMRPTRFTGSQIIMPLGHTIEHEEMLEVIRLEGHSLAQEDAFASRDIHLLQICSGIDENAVGACSELIFAPIDEMFPDDAPLVPSGFRIVPLDSKPGDKKDATTSNRTLDLTSGLEVGPATTQGAGDASSSQNTRSVLTIAFQFPFDSNLQDNVAVMARQYVRSVISSVQRVAMAISPGMNPNVGSKLYPGSPEALTLAHWICQSYSYYLGSDLLRSDSLVGDSMLKSLWHHQDAILCCSLKSLPVFIFANQAGLDMLETTLVALQDITLDKIFDESGRKALCADFAKLMQQGYAYLPAGICMSTMGRHVSYEQAIAWKVLAAEDNTVHCLAFSFINWSFV; the protein is encoded by the exons ATGGCTATGGCTGTGGCTCATCACAGAGAGAGTAGCAGCAGTGGTAGCATTGATAAGCACCTTGATTCTGGGAAATATGTGAGGTACACTGCTGAACAGGTTGAAGCTCTTGAAAGGGTCTATGCTGAGTGCCCAAAACCAAGTTCCCTCAGGAGGCAACAACTGATCCGAGAGTGCCCCATTCTTTCCAACATTGAACCAAAGCAAATCAAGGTTTGGTTCCAGAATAGAag GTGTAGGGAGAAGCAGAGAAAAGAAGCTTCACGGCTTCAAACTGTGAACCGGAAGCTTACAGCAATGAACAAGTTGTTAATGGAAGAAAATGATCGGTTGCAGAAACAAGTGTCACAGCTTGTGTGTGAGAATGGTTACATGAGGCAGCAATTGCAAACT ACATCAGCTGCAACTACTGATGCTAGTTGTGATTCGGTGGTTACTACTCCTCAGCATTCCATGAGAGATGCTAACAACCCTGCTGG ACTCCTATCAATTGCAGAGGAGACTTTGACAGAGTTCCTATCCAAGGCTACGGGGACTGCTGTCGATTGGGTCCAGATGCCTGGGATGAAG CCTGGTCCGGATTCGGTTGGGATCTTTGCCATTTCACAAAGTTGCAGTGGAGTGGCAGCTCGAGCCTGCGGTCTTGTTAGTTTAGAACCTACAAAG ATTGCGGAGATCCTGAAAGATCGTCCATCTTGGTTTCGGGAGTGTCGGAGCCTAGAGGTTTTCACAATGTTCCCTGCGGGTAATGGAGGGACCATTGAACTTGTGTACACACAG acATATGCTCCAACGACACTGGCTCCTGCCCGGGATTTCTGGACTCTCAGATACACTACAAGCCTGGAAAATGGCAGTCTTGTG GTTTGTGAGAGATCTCTATCTGGTTCTGGGAGTGGCCCTAATGCAGCTGCTGCTGCTCAGTTTGTAAGGGCTGAAATGCTTCCTAGCGGCTATTTGATTCGACCATGTGAAGGTGGAGGGTCAATTATTCACATCGTAGACCACCTAAATCTTGAG GCCTGGAGTGTGCCAGAAGTGTTGCGACCACTTTACGAATCATCAAAAGTGGTGGCCCAAAAAATGACAATTGCA GCACTTAGATATATAAGGCAAATAGCCCAGGAAACAAGTGGTGAAGTGGTATATGGATTGGGTCGGCAGCCTGCTGTTCTTCGAACATTCAGCCAAAGATTGAGCAG AGGCTTCAATGATGCTGTGAATGGATTCAATGATGACGGATGGACTGTACTAAACTGTGATGGTGCTGAGGATGTAATTATTGCAGTTAATTCAACCAAGAATTTGAGCGGCACTTCTAATCCTGCTAGTTCCCTTACATTTCTTGGAGGAATTCTCTGTGCAAAAGCTTCTATGTTGCTCCAA AACGTTCCTCCTGCTGTTTTGGTTCGCTTTCTCAGGGAGCACCGCTCAGAGTGGGCTGATTTCAATGTTGATGCTTATGCTGCTGCATCACTGAAAGCTGGCTCCTATGCTTATCCAGGAATGAGGCCTACAAGATTCACTGGCAGTCAAATAATCATGCCACTTGGCCATACAATTGAACATGAAGAG ATGCTGGAAGTTATTCGGCTTGAAGGCCACTCTCTTGCCCAAGAAGATGCTTTTGCTTCTAGGGACATTCATCTCTTACAG ATATGCAGCGGAATTGATGAGAATGCTGTGGGGGCTTGTTCTGAGCTTATATTTGCTCCAATCGATGAAATGTTCCCTGATGATGCTCCATTGGTACCATCTGGCTTCCGCATCGTCCCATTGGATTCAAAACCA GGTGATAAAAAGGATGCAACAACTTCTAACAGGACCCTTGACTTGACATCTGGTCTTGAAGTTGGCCCGGCGACTACTCAGGGCGCAGGAGATGCATCATCAAGTCAAAACACCCGATCAGTGTTGACCATCGCGTTCCAGTTTCCTTTTGACAGCAATTTACAAGATAATGTTGCTGTCATGGCACGACAATATGTCCGTAGTGTGATTTCTTCTGTCCAAAGGGTTGCTATGGCTATATCTCCTGGAATGAACCCTAACGTTGGGTCTAAACTATATCCTGGTTCTCCAGAAGCCCTTACACTAGCTCACTGGATCTGCCAGAGTTATAG TTACTATTTAGGGTCTGACTTGCTGAGATCAGATTCTCTTGTTGGCGACTCGATGTTGAAGAGTTTGTGGCATCATCAGGATGCCATTTTGTGCTGCTCACTGAAG TCGCTGCCGGTGTTCATCTTTGCGAATCAAGCTGGCCTTGACATGTTGGAAACAACCCTAGTGGCTTTACAAGACATCACATTGGACAAAATTTTTGACGAATCCGGTCGCAAGGCATTGTGTGCAGACTTTGCCAAGTTAATGCAGCAG GGTTATGCTTATCTTCCAGCTGGAATATGCATGTCAACAATGGGGAGGCATGTTTCATATGAACAAGCCATAGCATGGAAAGTGCTTGCTGCAGAAGACAACACTGTTCATTGCTTAGCTTTCTCTTTTATAAATTGGTCATTTGTATGA
- the LOC130967426 gene encoding uncharacterized protein LOC130967426 isoform X2, with product MPKKAFPPLEFPELGSCNLLQSFLNNELNSVVELAAEKGDNFLQRLVINGWLTKLAFLCGHIEKPVAIWSFNTMLYSSNEELRNSSSDFWCAVLSSRKEVDELPVKIGWFPEYSDLRRALDPYGFLFEFSSSGEPKNLGNHVEIFSEFQVEQQRHCYINLLPSF from the exons ATGCCAAAG AAAGCCTTTCCACCACTGGAATTTCCTGAGCTTGGAAGTTGCAACCTTCTGCAGTCATTTTTGAACAATGAGCTAAATTCTGTGGTGGAATTAGCAGCAGAGAAAG GTGATAACTTTCTTCAAAGATTGGTCATCAATGGTTGGCTTACAAAATTAGCATTCCTCTGTGGCCATATAGAAAAACCAGTAGCCATTTGGTCCTTCAACACCA TGTTATATTCATCAAATGAAGAGCTCCGAAACTCATCCTCTGACTTTTGGTGTGCAGTTCTCTCTTctagaaaagag GTTGATGAATTGCCTGTCAAAATTGGTTGGTTTCCTGAGTACTCGGATTTGAGAAGAGCTCTTGACCCTTATGGGtttctttttgaattttcatcCAGTGGTGAACCCAAAAATTTAGGCAACCATGTTGAGATATTTTCAGAATTTCAAGTGGAACAGCAAAGACATTGCTACATAAATTTATTGCCATCCTTTTGA
- the LOC130967425 gene encoding CASP-like protein 5A2, whose translation MSVSHASVHPIDEVPNTEGGGGGGGGDQNNNNNNNNNNINPPPRVRMKDIQGMPGTSGGLCLRVSQFIFAAAALAIMASTSDFPSVTAFCYLVAAAGLQCLWSLSLAIIDLYALLVRRSLQNNRVVSLFTIGDGVTSTLTFAAACASAGITVLIDNDLGSCGQNHCVQFETATGMAFISWFTTVPSFLLNFWSLASR comes from the exons ATGAGTGTGAGCCATGCTTCGGTTCACCCAATTGATGAAGTTCCAAATACTGAAGGAGGCGGAGGAGGCGGCGGCGGTGAtcaaaacaacaacaacaacaacaacaataacaacattAACCCTCCTCCAAGGGTGAGGATGAAGGATATTCAAGGCATGCCAGGCACATCCGGTGGCCTGTGTCTGCGTGTCTCTCAGTTTATTTTCGCTGCGGCTGCGCTTGCCATCATGGCGTCTACTAGTGATTTCCCTTCTGTAACTGCCTTCTG TTACCTTGTTGCGGCTGCGGGCTTGCAGTGCTTGTGGAGCCTTTCATTGGCTATTATCGACCTATACGCCCTTTTAGTAAGGAGGTCTTTGCAGAACAACCGAGTTGTCAGTTTATTTACCATTGGTGATGGG GTCACATCAACACTTACATTTGCTGCGGCTTGCGCATCAGCGGGAATAACCGTGCTCATAGATAATGACCTTGGAAGCTGTGGACAAAACCACTGTGTTCAGTTCGAAACTGCTACCGGCATGGCCTTCATTTCTTGGTTCACAACAGTTCCTTCTTTCCTACTCAACTTCTGGTCCTTGGCATCCCGGTAA